Proteins from a single region of Psilocybe cubensis strain MGC-MH-2018 chromosome 3, whole genome shotgun sequence:
- a CDS encoding Protein priB: MRAVMPPSPFAYSSPYAPQPQYFPSLSYPDHLQLPHHQDYSMHNDHSMSQQSMQPPPSPSIPIDPALALYPPYYSNYQQQQHPPHIPQHLSLPPNYSSPSSQGSDTIGTPPTEHMYPSSSSNLNGKRPSSSISNSTMNDSRKKARKDDESEMNSPVAEKEEVKAKPTRGSRACTVCRRLKMKCVGAEQGPPCKRCQSGNHECIFEESNRGKRSSKKHEILTRSLRKMERTLDTVLRSIGNPSITSGMISRSPSPSAQTVGTQALLAESPTPPPATSSYAHPPKPQQHAPGSPKLHSLPDNALNPLGLLAEASLANRRAQATNTTGIMARPHPDENPKLGVASDNYFKPGPMTILPLRRLYIERQIQPEMLSFVSTEEVVELFNIYFDHVNMHCNLLDRNFHTPSLVCSRSPFLLTTICSIASKFYTSKPELHPKLTELAKRLAFSVPAKGYKSVEIVQAYLLLALWGCGAVERYEQDKTWLLLGMAIRMATDLNLHRKTAVTSQDTQEGKTRDVEVHNRERTWILCFCLDRSFSAQMGKPSSVKEDYIIRNTTAWYTSHVASPSDASLAAYAELQRILSRSLEFLYSGTDTPSGLQVHCDYLLIIKTFESQIYGWKQKWIDGTNWEAEPAPAAEYKKLISQFYFNYAMLVLNSFGLQNALERNPLDIGHFFARVHTSAHACATLVRDKLGPSGYIKYSPDSHFVQTSYAVLSLLKLVRPEFQAFLDNEQSTLSLVKDVADTLESIAANPLHTPALYSGFLHALISAKLEQQPSSHASVNDEDKVHGNIDGEQSNDVHGGSHTPSSFGHQGTFGHDPVFSLNEFQFDSEMGPVADMSTFPPTMAPNPSEDSMGALTMENILSSGFWDSMLVPGYSGMDGLAGGFVFGAGGSGLITPRFGNSPMQSGANTPGRMHPGHNSLTQTSINAAFDNQRKESGIKIDS, encoded by the exons ATGCGCGCCGTGATGCCACCATCACCTTTTGCTTATTCATCTCCCTATGCCCCGCAACCCCAATACTTCCCATCACTCTCTTATCCTGATCACTTACAACTTCCTCACCACCAGGATTATTCAATGCACAACGACCATTCAATGTCCCAGCAGTCAATGCAGCCCCCGCCTTCCCCCTCAATACCTATCGACCCTGCATTGGCTCTCTATCCCCCTTATTATTCAAAttaccagcagcagcagcatccaCCCCATATTCCGCAACATCTGTCTCTTCCTCCAAATTACTCATCGCCTTCTTCTCAAGGATCGGATACAATTGGCACTCCGCCTACAGAACATATGtatccctcttcttcttcaaatcTCAATGGCAAACGGCCCTCTTCATCAATCTCGAACAGCACAATGAACGACAGTCGCAAAAAGGCGCGCAAGGACGACGAGTCCGAGATGAACAGTCCCGTTgcagagaaggaggaggtcAAGGCAAAGCCGACAAGAGGATCTCG AGCATGTACGGTATGCCGACGTCTCAAAATGAAATGTGTCGGAGCGGAACAAGGGCCTCCCTGTAAACGGTGTCAGTCGGGGAACCACGAATGCATCTTTGAAGAGTCAAACAGAGGGAAAAGGTCTTCCAA GAAGCATGAGATTCTTACCCGATCTCTGCGGAAGATGGAACGGACGTTGGACACTGTCCTGCGTTCCATCGGTAACCCGAGCATCACTTCGGGAATGATTTCACGATCTCCCTCCCCTTCTGCCCAAACTGTAGGCACACAGGCCCTGCTCGCGGAATCACCTACTCCACCACCAGCTACATCGTCTTATGCTCATCCCCCGAAACCCCAACAACACGCGCCTGGATCTCCTAAACTACATTCTCTGCCAGACAATGCCCTAAATCCCCTCGGGCTGCTTGCTGAGGCAAGCTTGGCGAATCGAAGAGCCCAGGCGACCAACACGACCGGGATCATGGCAAGGCCGCATCCTGACGAAAATCCCaaacttggtgttgccagTGACAATTACTTCAAACCTG GCCCGATGACGATTCTTCCACTTCGTCGATTGTACATTGAGCGTCAGATTCAGCCCGAGATGCTCAGCTTTGTTTCAACCGAAGAAGTCGTTGAACTCTTCAACAT CTACTTTGACCACGTAAAT ATGCACTGTAATTTGCTAGATCGCAATTTCCACACACCATCCCTCGTCTGCTCTCGGTCACCTTTCTTGTTGACGACGA TCTGctccattgccagcaaatTCTACACTTCTAAACCGGAGCTACATCCCAAACTCACAGAGTTGGCAAAGAGGCTCGCGTTCAGTGTTCCCGCGAAGGGGTACAAGTCTGTCGAAATCGTGCAGGCATACCTACTCCTTGCCTTATGGGGCTGCGGAGCCGTCGAGCGTTACGAGCAAGACAAAACATGGCTTCTTTTGGGGATGGCTATCAG GATGGCGACCGACCTTAATCTACACCGAAAGACCGCCGTGACGAGCCAAGATACACAGGAAGGCAAAACCCGTGATGTCGAAGTCCACAATAGAGAGAGAACGTGGATCCTATGTTTTTGCCTCGACCGAAGTTTCAGCGCTCAGATGGGGAAGCCGAGTTCGGTGAAAGAAGA TTATATCATTAGAAACACAACAGCATGGTATACTTCCCATGTGGCGAGCCCTTCGGACGCCTCTTTGGCGGCATACGCA GAGTTGCAGCGGATACTATCGCGGAGCCTGGAGTTCCTTTACAGCGGAACCGATACCCCTTCTGGGTTGCAGGTGCATTGCGACTATTTGCTCATCATCAAAACCTTCGAGTCGCAGATATATGGCTGGAAACAGAAATGGATAGATGGCACAAATTGGGAAG CCGAACCAGCACCTGCTGCCGAGTACAAGAAACTGATTTCTCAGTTTTACTTCAACTATGCCATGCTGGTTTTGAATTCTTTCGGGCTTCAAAATGCTCTGGAGCGTAATCCTTTGGATATTGGCCATTTCTTTGCCCGTGTGCATACTTCAGCACATGCATGTGCTACTCTTGTCCGTGACAAGTTGGGCCCCAGCGGTTACATCAAGTACTCCCCTGACTCCCACTTTGTGCAAACTTCCTACGCCGTGCTAAGTTTGCTCAAG CTTGTCCGACCTGAATTCCAGGCGTTCCTCGACAATGAACAATCGACGTTGTCTCTCGTCAAGGACGTCGCTGATACTCTCGAGAGCATTGCGGCCAACCCTCTTCACACTCCTGCTTTATACAGCGGCTTCCTCCACGCTCTGATTTCCGCGAAACTCGAGCAACAACCCAGTAGTCACGCGTCTGTCAATGACGAGGACAAGGTCCATGGGAACATAGACGGCGAGCAATCCAATGACGTCCACGGTGGATCACATACACCGAGTAGCTTTGGACACCAGGGAACGTTTGGTCACGATCCTGTCTTTTCGCTGAATGAGTTCCAGTTTGACAGCGAGATGGGGCCCGTTGCGGATATGTCTACATTCCCCCCGACGATGGCGCCCAATCCGTCGGAAGATAGCATGGGAGCTCTTACAATGGAGAATATTCTGAGCAGCGGCTTTTGGGATAGTATGCTTGTTCCAG GCTATAGTGGTATGGATGGTCTCGCTGGTGGATTTGTTTTCGGAGCTGGAGGTAGTGGGCTTATCACACCCCGCTTTGGAAACTCGCCCATGCAGTCTGGGGCTAACACCCCGGGAAGAATGCATCCTGGACACAACTCACTTACGCAGACAAGCATCAATGCGGCCTTTGACAACCAACGAAAAGAATCTGGCATCAAGATCGATTCATAG